The following proteins are encoded in a genomic region of Odontesthes bonariensis isolate fOdoBon6 chromosome 19, fOdoBon6.hap1, whole genome shotgun sequence:
- the gba2 gene encoding non-lysosomal glucosylceramidase, whose translation MTSEWGEKSTADLISRYVSKEMGYGVPEEGWRICLAHEFKEKRKPFQAKDVSLSNVFEHVGLGIRYLKWWYKKTQVEKKAPFIDMFGAQPLRQIYGAPLGGIGGGTITRGWRGEFCRWQLNPGMYHYKTVTANQFTVCLRRGGQTVYQQVLSVERPPTLQGWNWGYCGEYAFYHSLYPRAWTVYHLPGQDVTLTCRQISPVIPHDYQDSSLPVAVFVWDIENRNDYALDVSIMFTMVNGSGHKDDKSGGHWNEPFHLEKEGESVSGVLLHHCTTVNPYTLCVAAREQPERRVSHQTAFSPKGTCSSLWSDLITDGRLDSPTGSSPPTAKGEKVAAALAVGCSVPAQKRNSLEFCLAWDMPKISFGSREREHIRRYARYFGTKGDASPSLAHHALTHYKQWERSIEEWQRPTLQDSSLPSWYKSALFNELYFVADGGTVWTELPEDADVSGGVRSEDGGLPAQPAVVREYGRFAYLEGQEYRMYNTYDVHFYASFALIMLWPKLALSVQYDIAGSVVQQDPTERLHLMSGRCSPVKMKNVVPHDIGDPDDEPWQRVNAYLIHDTADWKDLNLKFVLQVYRDFHLTQDSQYLQDMWPICQAVMESEMKFDLDGDGLIENSGYADQTYDGWTVTGPSAYCGGLWLASLCMMCKMAKLVDSEETYKRYRDILDRGSAAFDKLLWNGKYYNYDSSGRNLSNSVMSDQCAGHWFLKASGLGEGDYQAFPKEKIQSALKSVFDLNVMSFAEGQMGAVNGMRPEGVPDRSSVQSDEVWIGVVYGLAATMIHEGMREEGMRTAEGCYRTVWERLGMAFQTPEAYCEKGIYRSLAYMRPLSVWAMQLALNMPLKDQTALAQTADKDEAST comes from the exons ATGACTTCAGAGTGGGGTGAGAAATCCACAGCGGATCTCATAAGCAGGTATGTCTCCAAGGAAATGGGGTACGGGGTGCCCGAAGAGGGCTGGAGAATCTGCCTGGCACACGAGTTCAAGGAGAAGAGGAAGCCCTTTCAGGCAAAAGATGTCTCGCTGTCCAATGTCTTCGAGCACGTCGGCCTTGGAATCAG GTATCTTAAATGGTGGTAcaagaagactcaggtggagaaGAAGGCTCCGTTTATCGATATGTTCGGCGCCCAGCCTCTGCGTCAAATTTACG GTGCTCCACTTGGCGGCATTGGAGGAGGAACCATTACGAGGGGCTGGCGGGGGGAGTTctgcagatggcaactaaatcCTGGGATGTACCACTACAAAACTGTCACAGCCAACCAG TTCACGGTGTGTTTGCGTCGTGGAGGTCAAACCGTTTACCAGCAGGTGCTATCCGTGGAGCGTCCACCCACATTACAAGGCTGGAATTGGGGCTACTGTGGTGAGTACGCCTTCTATCACTCCTTGTACCCTCGCGCCTGGACCGTGTACCACCTGCCGGGACAGGATGTCACCCTGACCTGCAGGCAGATTTCCCCAGTCATCCCTCACGATTACCAG GACTCGAGTCTCCCGGTCGCGGTGTTCGTGTGGGACATAGAGAACAGGAATGACTACGCTCTGGATGTCTCCATCATGTTTACAATGGTCAACGGATCAGGGCACAAGGATGACAAGAGCGGCGGACACTGGAACGAACCATTCCATctggagaaggagggggagtcGGTGTCCGGGGTTTTACTACACCACTGCACCACGGTGAACCCTTACACCCTGTGCGTCGCAGCCCGAGAACAG CCTGAGAGGCGAGTCAGCCACCAGACGGCCTTCAGCCCAAAGGGAACCTGCAGCAGTCTGTGGAGTGATCTCATCACCGACGGTCGGCTGGACTCTCCTACAG GATCCAGCCCACCGACAGCAAAGGGAGAAAAGGTAGCAGCAGCCTTGGCTGTGGGCTGCTCGGTGCCGGCCCAGAAACGGAACAGTCTGGAGTTCTGTCTGGCCTGGGACATGCCCAAAATCAGCTTCGGGTCGAGGGAGAGGGAACACATCAG GAGATACGCTCGTTATTTTGGGACCAAAGGGGATGCGTCCCCCTCGCTCGCTCATCATGCACTAACGCACTACAAGCAGTGGGAGAGGAGCATTGAGGAGTGGCAGAGACCTACACTACAGGACAG TTCTCTTCCCTCCTGGTATAAGTCGGCTCTGTTTAACGAGCTGTACTTCGTGGCGGACGGAGGGACCGTGTGGACGGAGCTGCCGGAGGACGCAGATGTAAGCGGTGGCGTGCGCAGTGAGGACGGAGGTCTGCCAGCTCAGCCGGCGGTCGTCAGGGAGTACGGGCGCTTTGCTTACCTGGAAG GTCAGGAGTACAGAATGTACAACACATACGACGTGCACTTCTACGCCTCCTTTGCACTCATCATGCTGTGGCCCAAACTCGCCTTAAGTGTGCAATATGATATCG CCGGCAGTGTGGTCCAGCAGGACCCGACAGAGAGGCTCCATCTCATGAGTGGTCGGTGTTCTCCCGTCAAGATGAAGAATGTGGTGCCCCACGACATCGGAGACCCAG ACGATGAGCCGTGGCAGAGGGTGAACGCCTACCTCATCCATGACACTGCAGATTGGAAGGACCTGAACCTGAAGTTTGTCCTGCAGGTCTACAGAGACTTCCATCTAACCCAGGACAGCCAGTACCTGCAGGACATGTGGCCCATCTGCCAG gcTGTGATGGAGTCGGAGATGAAGTTTGACCTGGATGGAGATGGCCTCATCGAGAACTCAGGATATGCTGATCAGACGTATGACGGCTGGACAGTGACTGGACCAAG TGCGTACTGTGGCGGTCTGTGGTTGGCGTCCCTGTGCATGATGTGTAAAATGGCCAAACTGGTGGACAGCGAGGAGACGTACAAACGCTACAGAGACATCTTGGACAGAGGCAGTGCTGCTTTTGACAAACTGTTGTGGAACG GCAAATACTACAACTACGACAGCAGCGGGAGAAACCTTTCCAACAGCGTTATGTCAGACCAGTGTGCCGGTCACTGGTTCCTCAAAGCATCTGGACTGGGAGAAGGAGACTATCag GCTTTTCCTAAAGAAAAAATCCAAAGCGCGCTAAAATCCGTCTTTGACCTCAATGTAATGAGTTTTGCTGAAGGCCAGATGGGGGCGGTTAACGGCATGCGCCCTGAAGGAGTGCCCGACCGCTCCAGCGTCCAGTCAGATGAGGTCTGGATCGGAGTCGTGTACGGACTGGCAGCCACTATGATCCATGAG gGAATGCGGGAGGAGGGTATGCGCACGGCGGAGGGTTGTTACCGGACGGTGTGGGAGAGGCTGGGCATGGCCTTCCAGACTCCTGAAGCCTATTGTGAGAAGGGCATCTACCGCTCTTTGGCTTACATGAGGCCTCTGAGTGTTTGGGCCATGCAGCTCGCCCTTAATATGCCACTGAAGGATCAGACTGCTTTAGCTCAAACTGCTGATAAAGACGAAGCCAGCACCTGA